From a region of the Candidatus Limnocylindrales bacterium genome:
- a CDS encoding transporter: protein MKFSLSLSLLLSFTCWLYPLKASFAAGQRPLSTESAMTLPPGTLEIELGADFLRNQSFPFPTSAPRFNRDLWEIPVIGLHLGVDKRTEVQFDYELLYLNESSPGVGEKFGSGDLKVFTKIQILEDRDSHPALGLRFGTKLPNADDAARLGTNETDFLSSLLVTKFYQGVTFHANAGLGILGNPFHAAQQDDVLLLGFASILPVTPTLHFVMEIAGQTLSSKRNNVTSMRLGLQYQTREIQWDLGGSVRLTNQAADWEVLGGLTWRIRLWGR, encoded by the coding sequence AGCAAGTTTTGCAGCGGGGCAAAGACCTCTGAGTACAGAAAGTGCAATGACCTTACCACCTGGGACCTTGGAAATCGAATTGGGAGCTGATTTCCTCCGGAATCAAAGTTTTCCCTTTCCCACATCCGCTCCGCGTTTTAATAGAGATCTTTGGGAAATTCCTGTCATAGGCCTTCATTTAGGAGTGGATAAGCGAACGGAGGTACAGTTTGACTATGAACTTCTGTATTTAAATGAATCAAGCCCCGGCGTGGGAGAGAAATTTGGAAGCGGGGATTTAAAGGTTTTTACAAAGATTCAGATTTTAGAAGATAGGGATTCTCATCCCGCTTTAGGGTTGAGATTTGGAACCAAGCTTCCCAACGCAGACGATGCCGCTCGCTTAGGAACCAATGAGACCGATTTCTTGAGCTCTCTTCTGGTAACCAAATTCTATCAAGGGGTAACTTTCCATGCCAACGCAGGGCTTGGTATTTTAGGGAACCCCTTCCATGCCGCTCAGCAAGATGATGTGCTTTTACTCGGGTTCGCATCAATCCTTCCGGTGACTCCTACACTCCACTTTGTTATGGAAATTGCGGGACAAACCCTGAGTAGTAAGAGAAACAATGTAACCTCGATGCGATTGGGCCTTCAGTATCAAACCAGAGAGATCCAGTGGGACTTAGGCGGGAGTGTCAGACTTACGAATCAGGCTGCCGATTGGGAAGTTCTGGGCGGACTGACCTGGCGGATCAGGCTGTGGGGAAGGTAG